In Candidatus Binataceae bacterium, the following proteins share a genomic window:
- a CDS encoding HU family DNA-binding protein — translation MTKAELIEGLSNKLPIPKGDAERAINLMLDDIIVALKQGERVNISGFGTFSVSSRQARTGRNPKTGEAIQISASRSAKFKPGKQLKDSLNEGLGQAASS, via the coding sequence ATGACTAAGGCGGAACTTATCGAAGGACTCTCGAACAAGCTTCCAATTCCCAAGGGCGATGCCGAGCGTGCAATCAACCTGATGCTCGACGACATCATCGTCGCCCTCAAACAAGGCGAGCGCGTGAATATCTCGGGTTTCGGCACGTTCTCGGTCTCGTCCCGCCAGGCCAGGACCGGGCGCAACCCGAAGACCGGCGAAGCGATCCAGATATCTGCCAGCCGCTCGGCCAAGTTCAAGCCGGGCAAGCAGCTCAAGGACTCTCTGAACGAAGGGTTGGGTCAGGCCGCCAGTTCCTGA
- a CDS encoding TIGR02453 family protein, with the protein MPTRHFTPAFFEFFEELARNNNREWFQRNKHRYESQVRDAMLAFIADLAPHLRKLSKYYVADPRPSGGSMFRIYRNLRFSRDKTPYKTNAAAAIHHSSTQGWPSPAFYISLSPAEIFGGVGIWHPDTDTLRKIRDAIVARPTVWKKAIGAREFRRHLELMGESLSRPPKGYDPEHRLIEDLKRKDFVAGKDFTRMEACSPRFVESFAAACAASAPFVRFLTEAVGLKW; encoded by the coding sequence ATGCCGACGCGTCACTTCACTCCTGCTTTCTTCGAATTCTTCGAGGAACTGGCGCGCAACAACAACCGGGAATGGTTCCAACGCAACAAGCATCGTTACGAGTCCCAAGTGCGCGACGCGATGCTCGCGTTCATCGCCGATCTCGCGCCACACCTGCGTAAGTTGAGCAAGTACTACGTCGCCGATCCGAGACCGAGCGGCGGTTCGATGTTCCGAATTTATCGAAACCTGCGCTTCTCGCGCGACAAGACTCCATACAAGACGAATGCGGCCGCCGCCATTCATCACTCGAGTACCCAGGGGTGGCCTTCGCCGGCTTTTTATATCTCGCTGTCACCCGCCGAGATCTTCGGCGGCGTGGGCATTTGGCATCCGGACACAGATACCCTGCGGAAGATTCGTGACGCGATAGTGGCCCGGCCGACCGTGTGGAAGAAAGCTATCGGCGCGCGCGAGTTTAGGCGGCACCTTGAACTGATGGGTGAGAGCCTTTCGCGGCCGCCCAAGGGCTACGACCCGGAGCATCGTCTTATCGAGGATCTCAAGCGCAAAGATTTCGTCGCGGGCAAGGACTTCACGCGCATGGAAGCCTGCTCGCCACGCTTTGTCGAGTCGTTCGCCGCGGCCTGTGCGGCGTCGGCGCCATTCGTACGATTCCTGACCGAAGCAGTCGGCTTGAAGTGGTGA
- a CDS encoding class I SAM-dependent methyltransferase yields the protein MAKKIAKGSGATADNLDSAHLKLVPCSEDLYRSVLELLPYAPTDKREILDLGAGTGLLSAKIAAAFPKARLTLFDPAPEMLSVARQRLKPFGTRMRFASAQLAPATPSRSYDAVVSSLAIYHLPDGGKRHLFGDILKYLTPGGVFINADQVAGETAAIDERARELWIKRARELKVAERDLVAALSRMKQDLPSTVGQHLAWMREVGFVEVSCVYRNLIFAVLSGSKPVGR from the coding sequence ATGGCAAAGAAGATCGCGAAAGGGAGTGGAGCGACCGCCGACAATCTTGATAGCGCGCACCTCAAACTGGTTCCGTGCTCCGAGGATCTGTATCGCTCGGTGCTCGAACTACTGCCCTACGCGCCGACCGACAAGCGCGAGATTCTGGATCTCGGCGCAGGCACCGGATTGCTCTCTGCGAAAATCGCTGCGGCCTTCCCTAAGGCACGGCTTACCTTGTTCGACCCCGCCCCCGAGATGCTCAGCGTTGCACGACAGCGCCTGAAGCCTTTTGGCACGCGTATGCGCTTTGCCTCGGCGCAACTGGCGCCGGCCACACCGTCCAGATCGTATGACGCGGTCGTGTCGTCGCTGGCCATTTATCATCTGCCCGATGGCGGCAAGCGCCATCTGTTCGGAGACATCCTCAAGTACCTGACCCCGGGAGGCGTGTTCATCAATGCCGACCAGGTCGCGGGCGAAACCGCCGCGATCGACGAGCGTGCACGCGAACTGTGGATCAAGCGCGCCCGCGAACTCAAAGTCGCAGAGCGCGACTTGGTGGCCGCATTATCGCGCATGAAACAGGACCTGCCGTCGACCGTGGGACAGCACCTGGCTTGGATGCGCGAGGTCGGGTTTGTCGAGGTCTCGTGCGTCTATCGGAACCTGATCTTTGCAGTGCTCTCGGGCAGCAAGCCGGTTGGCCGATAG
- a CDS encoding VOC family protein codes for MARAIHHVDLTVSDLTRSRTFYEPVMRYLGYELTRETPREVIFSQAEWRANTSVRLYAAKPESRGKRHDRYAPGLHHLAFDAESREDVDGLHLLLRELKAEILDPPGVYYPPGYYALFFADPDGLKLELAFTPSPLSTRATSSTRQAKDAILRKIDCVMVKVENLEAARRFYERVLGLTHLWSSTHSIALGMRDCDAEIVLHDDPQIPRECNVHYLVGDVKEAAAKLNSAGCSVLVAPFEVRIGMCAVLRDPFENLLNLIDMSKGPGECGLKEQS; via the coding sequence ATGGCGCGCGCAATCCATCACGTGGATCTCACGGTCAGCGACCTGACTCGCTCCCGGACCTTCTACGAGCCGGTGATGCGCTATCTCGGTTACGAGCTCACCCGCGAGACGCCGCGGGAGGTGATTTTCTCGCAAGCCGAGTGGCGCGCGAATACGTCGGTGCGGCTTTACGCCGCGAAACCCGAGAGCAGAGGCAAGCGACACGACCGATATGCACCCGGGCTCCATCATCTCGCGTTTGACGCGGAGAGTAGAGAGGACGTCGACGGGCTCCATCTGCTGCTGCGCGAGCTTAAGGCGGAGATTCTCGATCCCCCTGGGGTCTATTACCCACCGGGTTACTACGCATTATTCTTCGCGGATCCCGATGGGTTGAAGCTCGAGCTGGCATTCACTCCAAGTCCGCTTTCTACCCGCGCGACGTCGTCCACTAGACAGGCAAAGGATGCGATTTTACGCAAGATCGATTGCGTGATGGTCAAGGTGGAGAATCTCGAAGCCGCCCGACGATTCTACGAACGCGTCCTGGGGCTGACCCACTTGTGGTCCAGCACGCACTCGATCGCGCTCGGGATGCGCGACTGCGATGCCGAGATAGTGCTGCATGACGACCCACAGATACCGCGCGAGTGTAATGTGCATTACCTGGTCGGCGACGTGAAGGAGGCGGCGGCGAAACTGAACTCCGCGGGATGCTCGGTCCTGGTTGCGCCGTTCGAGGTTCGGATCGGGATGTGCGCGGTGCTTCGCGATCCGTTCGAAAACCTGCTGAACCTAATCGACATGAGCAAAGGACCGGGCGAGTGTGGGTTGAAAGAGCAAAGCTGA
- a CDS encoding alpha/beta fold hydrolase: MTSQPDLSSGYAPSGRALLYFETAGTGDAVVFLHAGVSDSRMWDPQMQKFAAKFKVIRYDHRGFGKTKFPGEPFALRDDLSNLLRHLGVKKAVLVGCSMGGAAAIDFALEHPEAVAALVLVGSGVSGLNDPAQLSAGALKYWSELLRVIQKGDLDRAREMDGKYWIDGPSRASSEVDPVYRDRALQLHRENFSLERFAHQEKSLTPPAIGRLREINAPTQVVIGDHDSEDLRKLAGQLAAEIVGAKLVKMNAAHLPNLEQPAQFSQLLDEFLTSLTVA; the protein is encoded by the coding sequence ATGACATCTCAACCCGATCTCAGCTCCGGTTACGCGCCGTCGGGACGCGCCTTGCTGTACTTTGAAACCGCAGGGACCGGCGATGCCGTGGTCTTTCTCCACGCTGGTGTATCCGACTCCCGAATGTGGGACCCGCAGATGCAGAAGTTTGCGGCGAAGTTCAAGGTCATACGCTACGACCATCGCGGGTTTGGCAAGACCAAATTCCCCGGCGAACCATTTGCGCTGCGAGACGACCTGTCCAATTTGCTTCGCCATCTCGGCGTGAAAAAGGCCGTCCTGGTTGGATGCTCGATGGGGGGTGCAGCCGCCATCGACTTTGCCCTGGAGCATCCCGAGGCGGTCGCTGCGCTGGTCTTGGTGGGTTCGGGGGTCAGCGGTTTGAACGATCCGGCGCAACTCTCCGCCGGTGCACTCAAGTACTGGAGCGAGCTGCTCAGGGTGATTCAGAAGGGCGATCTCGATCGAGCACGGGAGATGGACGGAAAGTATTGGATTGATGGTCCGTCACGCGCTTCTAGCGAGGTAGATCCCGTCTATCGCGACCGCGCGCTGCAACTTCATCGCGAGAACTTTTCGCTGGAGCGCTTCGCTCATCAGGAAAAGTCCCTTACTCCGCCTGCGATTGGCCGGCTGCGCGAGATAAACGCGCCAACGCAGGTCGTAATCGGCGACCACGACTCCGAGGATCTGAGAAAGCTCGCCGGTCAGCTCGCTGCGGAAATCGTCGGCGCCAAGCTGGTGAAGATGAATGCGGCGCATCTTCCAAACCTGGAACAGCCAGCCCAGTTCAGCCAGCTGCTTGATGAGTTTCTAACCTCGCTGACGGTCGCATAG
- a CDS encoding acetoacetate decarboxylase family protein, whose protein sequence is MAKRGRLTLSSAGYSMPADAPAYQRPPFYYRGTRSIAVAFETDADAALGALPAQLAISEPATAVLSFYHYPWTTFGPYNETILSLLVEHNGRAMTYITHIAVTSEPPMLAGREIWGFPKKLAQIEFKQERDMIYGTLERPAGIRLASAIVRPERPADNGHSGAARPPVSLRLIPSAEENHRPSCAELIETFTEVTVHEAWTGSGSVAFAEGSRLDPWNLMPVKRVLQSSYMLSDMTLGFGKVIDHLE, encoded by the coding sequence ATGGCCAAACGCGGACGCCTTACCCTTTCCAGCGCGGGTTACTCGATGCCGGCGGATGCTCCCGCTTACCAGCGGCCTCCCTTTTACTATCGCGGCACTCGATCAATCGCTGTCGCGTTTGAGACCGATGCGGATGCGGCATTGGGAGCGCTCCCCGCCCAGCTCGCGATCAGCGAGCCGGCGACCGCAGTTCTGTCCTTCTATCACTATCCGTGGACGACCTTCGGTCCGTACAACGAGACGATTCTCTCGCTCCTGGTCGAGCACAACGGGCGCGCGATGACTTACATTACGCACATCGCGGTGACCAGCGAGCCGCCGATGCTTGCGGGACGCGAGATCTGGGGATTCCCCAAGAAGCTTGCGCAAATCGAGTTCAAGCAGGAACGCGACATGATCTATGGCACGCTGGAACGGCCGGCCGGAATTCGCCTGGCGAGCGCGATCGTGCGCCCGGAGAGACCCGCCGACAATGGACACTCCGGGGCGGCGCGCCCGCCGGTGAGCCTGCGCCTTATTCCGTCGGCCGAAGAAAACCACCGGCCGTCGTGCGCCGAACTTATCGAGACCTTCACCGAGGTTACGGTTCACGAAGCCTGGACCGGCAGCGGCTCAGTCGCCTTCGCGGAAGGGTCGCGACTTGACCCTTGGAACCTGATGCCGGTAAAGCGCGTGCTGCAGTCCAGCTACATGCTGAGCGATATGACGCTCGGTTTCGGCAAAGTGATAGATCACCTCGAGTAG